A region of Bacteroidota bacterium DNA encodes the following proteins:
- a CDS encoding SLC13 family permease: protein MTPDATVLGWEAWYTLGALVVMTAGLGANVARPDLVLLGTLGLLLLAGVVSPADAFYGLSNPAVVTVGALFVVAAGVERTRALAFLDRLLSARSRGKAGGILARVMPMTSVLSGFLNNTPVVAMLIPRLEEWGRQRGVPASKLLIPLSYAAILGGMLTLVGASTNVVVHGLLLAEGLPGFNMFDFAWIGVPAVAIVATYFVLIGHRTLPATGGGEGRRAQLRDYHFDVRVSGGAPFAGRTIEEAELRTLGGAYLAHLRRGDRIIAASPEEVLEAGDVLTFVGDAGVLDELLKRPGLERKVSAVETQDRLRDPHDLTLYEAVISTASVLVGRTLKETGFRERYRGVVLAIHRRDERISGSLGQTPLKAGDLLLIEGGPYFDHYDAPGREEFYYVAPVQQRVEKASRRAPIALGILLGMVAVATTGIVPLTVAAFSAALGMVVVGCVTGPGARQAIDLSVLLVIAGALGIGKAVESTGLAAAAAQFVTGVAAGSGPLVALVLIYVTANVLSELITNKASAVLVFPVALSVALEIGADPKAFALAVTIGAAASFLTPIGYQTNLMVMGPGGYRYTDYAKAGFPVSLTVATIAISIINLIWL, encoded by the coding sequence GTGACCCCCGACGCGACCGTCCTCGGCTGGGAGGCGTGGTACACCCTCGGCGCGCTCGTCGTGATGACGGCGGGCCTCGGCGCCAACGTCGCCCGGCCGGACCTCGTGCTCCTCGGCACGCTCGGGCTGCTGCTGCTGGCCGGGGTCGTCTCGCCGGCCGACGCCTTCTACGGCCTCTCGAACCCGGCGGTCGTGACGGTCGGCGCGCTCTTCGTCGTCGCGGCGGGCGTCGAGCGGACGCGGGCGCTCGCGTTCCTCGACCGGCTGCTCTCGGCGCGGAGCCGGGGCAAGGCCGGCGGCATCCTCGCCCGCGTGATGCCGATGACGTCGGTGCTCTCGGGGTTCCTGAACAACACGCCCGTCGTGGCGATGCTCATCCCGCGCCTCGAAGAGTGGGGCCGGCAGCGCGGCGTCCCCGCCTCGAAGCTCCTCATCCCGCTCTCGTACGCCGCCATCCTCGGCGGGATGCTGACGCTCGTCGGAGCCTCGACGAACGTCGTCGTCCACGGCCTGCTGCTGGCCGAGGGGCTGCCGGGGTTCAACATGTTCGACTTCGCGTGGATCGGCGTGCCGGCCGTCGCAATCGTCGCCACCTACTTCGTCCTGATCGGACACCGGACGCTCCCGGCGACGGGCGGCGGCGAAGGCCGCCGGGCCCAGCTCCGCGACTACCACTTCGACGTGCGCGTCTCGGGCGGGGCACCGTTCGCCGGCAGGACGATTGAGGAGGCCGAGCTGCGGACGCTCGGCGGCGCCTACCTTGCCCACCTCCGGCGCGGCGACCGCATCATCGCGGCCAGCCCTGAAGAGGTGCTGGAGGCGGGCGACGTGCTCACGTTCGTCGGCGACGCGGGCGTGCTCGACGAACTGCTGAAACGGCCGGGGCTGGAGCGCAAGGTGTCGGCCGTCGAGACCCAGGACCGGCTGCGCGACCCGCACGACCTCACGCTCTACGAGGCCGTCATCTCGACCGCGTCAGTCCTGGTCGGGCGGACGCTGAAAGAGACCGGGTTCCGCGAGCGCTACCGGGGCGTCGTCCTCGCCATCCACCGCCGCGACGAGCGCATCTCGGGCTCGCTCGGCCAGACCCCGCTCAAGGCCGGCGATCTGCTTCTGATCGAGGGGGGGCCGTACTTCGATCACTACGATGCGCCGGGCCGGGAGGAGTTCTACTACGTCGCGCCCGTCCAGCAGCGCGTCGAGAAAGCGAGCCGCCGCGCGCCGATTGCCCTGGGGATCCTGCTCGGGATGGTGGCAGTGGCGACGACGGGGATCGTGCCGCTGACGGTGGCGGCGTTCTCGGCGGCGCTCGGCATGGTGGTCGTCGGCTGCGTCACCGGGCCGGGGGCGCGGCAGGCCATCGACCTGTCGGTGCTGCTCGTGATCGCCGGGGCACTCGGGATTGGCAAGGCCGTCGAGTCGACGGGGCTGGCGGCGGCGGCGGCGCAGTTCGTCACGGGCGTCGCCGCCGGCTCCGGGCCGCTCGTCGCGCTCGTCCTGATCTACGTCACGGCAAACGTCCTCTCCGAGCTGATCACCAACAAGGCCTCGGCCGTGCTCGTGTTTCCCGTCGCCCTCTCCGTCGCCCTCGAAATCGGGGCCGACCCCAAAGCCTTCGCCCTCGCCGTCACGATTGGTGCGGCGGCGAGCTTCCTGACGCCCATCGGCTACCAGACCAACCTGATGGTGATGGGGCC